Genomic segment of Hoplias malabaricus isolate fHopMal1 chromosome 14, fHopMal1.hap1, whole genome shotgun sequence:
TATCCTCCCCGCCCCCCAAAAATAGATCTGTGCTTTATTATAAAACACAAGTCAATAAAAGATGAAAGAACACCACTCTCTCCCTGGCACCGGCTCTGGGTTTATGAACAGAGCGATGTGCTGCTGTTATTATTTCAAAGCCTTTGTATATTAAGTTGCTAAACTTCTCAAAACTTCAGCTTTAAAATTACTTTGAGTTGTATctgatgtacacacacaaagctaAAAAGTAAGTACAATActgattttattataaaacaaaaacaacattacaGAGCTTCTGTCACATGTACAAAATCTAAATGGTCTGACTTGTATAGTTCCTTCGTATTGTCATTTTCAGGATGAGTGTTCACAATATCTTGTACAATATTTAAGAATGTGCAGTCTCTTCAGCCAACGAGAATGTGGCCTTAGGAACATAGTCGGTGTCCGTGATAATGGATGACCGTCAGTCGGTCCAAACCACCAGACTAACATCTGACTGAATGAATTTACACAGAGGTGGAGATTATGGATAACAAGCAGAggcagtttaaaaaataaaaatccaactCGCAACACATCACTTTAGGGCTGTGGGTCATGGGCTGCTTGTGTGGATTATGCCTTGTTTCTCAGTGATCCCCACCCACATAATGGCAAATGGAGTCATAGTCCAGAGTGAAGAGCTCCACTTCATAGCGGTCTAGCTGCACTATGGCCCTGCACTTGTCCTTATCCCTCTTCAGAATGCGGCCCACCTGcccacaacaaacaaaacacgtTACTGCAGTGGCATTATGctcatgctaaaaataaataataataaaaaaaaacaatgtatctGCCTTAACTTGTGTATTGTACAACACACCACTTAAAAGAGCCATCACTTTGGCTGTTTACACAAAATGATTGTGGTGCAGTGTTTTTGATATCAGCATGTCACAAATATCCCCTTTACTTCGTAATGGAGATTTATGCTGATTGAAGgtaaaataaacattataacaacaacagcagctactgctgtttgaaaagttttaaacagattataaaacatttacatagaTTATAGAACATCTAGGTTTTGCAGTTTTCTTTCAAAGCGTGGACTGGGGACATCAAAAACATCATGGAAATACATTTTCCTTGATATAGGCTCTTTAAAGTGTATAGATACGAGTATAAACTGTACATTGTACTTGATATAAgctctttaaaggctaagcaccagctatatgtaAATGTCAAACAAAtgaatacagtggaatttgagttcctaagttgtgtttattgatagtcagaaaacatgttatttcttactaattcaaggaataaggtgttgggaaactctaataggcgtcttgcctgtgacgtagatggtggacaacaactctagaagttgcacttaatttaatgcaaaatgatgaaaaggtgtgttgtttttggctgcaatcattcaatgtacagtgggacatctgtgaacaaatggcccaaagatccgaaaatatccagaaaatggactaaatttgtccactttaaacggacactttgtaaaggaccatccgctcactccgttatctgtagctcatttcactggcgcttttccaacaatatgggcatgtaaggacaccaacgaaaggtgttcaagagcctctgtaacatggaggtaaacagggtaaggacactcactttgcctgttttagttggtgttagttaacgttagcttgactcgctaaactcggtggctcagattatactcggctacgtagctgcattacggaggtttatagtgtcggatgaattcgagttcgacttcgatcacatttacaagaataacggtacctctacatttgagtttagcttattgctaggctattgtcatgaataatgttggttatttagctagatactgtcataacagtcagtcataacggtgttttaccgcggcgttgttcagctgttgtccaccagtgacgtcacggttgggttcaagaatttccgtagcgagctcaggtttttccgtcaatttaataaaattgtcagttttaaagcaaattaagctgctattttcattttaattcatacttacatatgtcagtaactacaataatgtgaaatgttcatggaggtccattaagtggtgcttagcctttaaagtgcATACATACGAATATAAAAAGTTCATATACCTGTCCTTTGTGTTCACCCAGTACCACCATAACTGAGTCAGCATCACCTTTCGGAACAATGGTCTCTAGCATTGACTGTTTCACATCTgacaggaaaaacaaacaatgtgTCACTAAATATAAAAGtgctaaacaaaaatgtttcattaacattTTACAACACAGTCCTTCTTTGAGAGTGTTCTTCCCCAGTATCTTCAGTGTAAGTTCCTGCTATTTAGTGCATTTTCCTGTTCTATGTCTTCCATTTCACTGTATGATAAGAACACTAACAGAATAAGAACAGAACAGCACTTGTTGCgtacataattaaaaaaaaacattgtgtaATTAAAGATCATCCAGTGAAAGAATATGTATGTTATTACATTATCGTATTATTTTATCATCCTTGTATGGCAAAACAATCCTTCCACAGCTGTGCTGTACTGATTCACACAGGAAAGTTGCACTGTATGCATCTGGGAAGTACACTCTGAAATGCAGGCTGTATTATGTAGTGATACCAAAAGGTCCTTACCATCCAGAAGTCGTCCTTCATCTGTacgacacacacagacatgtggAGTAAGGACATCCTCAATCCTCATCTGAACAAAGCAGATGAATAAGTGTTAACCATTGATCTGTATCTGTTATACACAAACTTCCAAAAATTTAGGACACTTTATAAAAAGGCAATAACAACTAAAATATGTAATTGGTTCATTTAAACCTTGTTAAtttacttcattcatttattcattgtctgtaaacacatatccagttcagggttgcggtgggtccttAGCATACCCAGAatgactgggcgcaaggcaggaacacactttggaagaggtgccagtccttcacagggtctctcacacacacacacccctacggacacttttgagtcgccaatccaccttaccaacatgtgtttttggacagtgggaggaaacccacacagacacagagagaacacaccaaactcctcacagacagtcacccggaggaaacccatgcagacacagagagaacacaccaaactcctcacagtcacccggaggaaacccacgcagacacagagagaacacaccacactcctcacagacagtcacctggagtgggactcgaacccacaacctccaggtccctggagctgtgtgactgagacccTACCTGCTGccttgtagttttttttttatttacatataggTATTTAATGTTTCCAATGATGAACTTTTTAAAGCTGTGAAAAAGTCATGTGCACCATTGGGTCACAAATTCTTTAATTATACTTTTGAATCATTTTGAAGCTAATTTGGATACAAATATTtgcagttttgcaagtggaataTTTATTGCCATTCTTGTTGTATACAAGACTCGAGCTGCTAAACCGTGcccaattaataataatatctgtgACTGGGTGATCATAATAAAATGGCAATTCAgcatacataataataataataataaaggagtaaatacctttaaaatatatacactttttttattaacattttataacCTGTTTTGTAGAATTTTTAGTCATTAGTTATCTCCTATTCCATCCCGTTAGCTGATCTCcccccatcacacacaccatGCAGTACAACTGGAGAGGTACCTTAGAGTTGTAATATTTGCCTCCTTTGAAGGTTTTATCTATAAAGCGAACACGGATGTCTCTCTGGAGCCAGGAAGGAGTAGGAGGGCTGGTCCGAGGCTCTTTTGCAAGAGGAGGCTTCCCTCTGAAATTGAGAAagcttcagtgtcactgcttttTAACAAGTTATAGGAGACTCACATTCTTTTACAGGCTTAATTAGCTCCAGCAGATGCTTCAGGGACAGAATCAAATACCAAGAGGTGACAGTGCCTGCTGGACAGCAAGAGGTGAATATTAAGGAGCTATTTTAAGCACAGTTTTAAGttcaatctcacacacacactgtctattGTTTCTGTTCAGTAACTGAAATTCTAGGTGCTGTTACCTGTCTGAACTTGTTTCCTGATGCGTTCTCTTCTTCTGGTGGCGCTCTcgctctttgtctctctccttcacacTCTCTGCATTCCAATCCTTGCCTCGCTCTTCCCTGCCATTCGATCTCGATTGCTTTTCTTCTCGTCTCTGCTGCTCTTGCGCcttcctctctcgctctctctccttttctcggtctttctctttctctttgtgtgcTTTGCTCAGGCGGCCTGGAGAAAGTAGAaacacattgtgtaaaaatatgAATTACTTTGACAAAACTGGCTTTTATGAAACTTGAATCTCCAAGGGCTGAATTATGCAAATGATCCTCTATCCAATCAcaatgtttgtttctgtgtgctGTGAGGATCCTGATTGATCCCAGAATAATCTAAATATTCATGTGGTCTAACAAAAGTCAATCATTTTCTCAGAATAATGCAGTCTGCTATCCATGAAAACGTCACACTGGTTGGTTggtaactcacacagtcataTATAGCAAGCTGaaaattctccacaaggggcaggaaattatatttatatgctAGTTTATACAGATGTGTTGGAGCAGAGCTCCACTTCAGTGACACCAATATCCATCACTCAGAGAGCTCCACAGTTCAATTCTGGATCTTTATACTCTTTGAGCAATCACTGTATTAAGCACCATGACAATAAGCTTGCTTGCAGTCCCTCCAAAGCGTCCATTTTGTTACATACTTTGCTGTACTGaccaaaacacacaaatggaTGTGTATATTTTCCATCAGACAAGAAAGCTAAAGAAGATGAACTTTAAAAATAGTCCCAGATTATGATCCATACAGATGTCCATGATAATAATATTCATGATTTTTCTTGGATCAAGTCATGGTGCTATTCGTAGCACTCGTGTATTTATAGCATCAGAACAAATTTAAAAGCAGCATATCTTATCAGCAACAGCAAACGCTTTCATGAGGGCTCTCAACTGGTTTTGTATGTGTCTGCTTGCATGAGCGTTCTCTCAGCAGCCAATGAGAATGCTTTGTATTCCAGACCATCTTGCTTGTGATTACAAAAATAGAGAAATGGAGCAATGTTGTTTTGGGTGAAAACAGTGTTCCTGCGAATCCAAAATACACCATTGATACTAGAAACCCTTTGATGACTGGCACTGCAATCATTTGACCTTTAACAAATATTGTTTCCAGTTTCTGTCTTGGTTTAAAAAACCCATTTCTATTAGAgtcaaaaacaatggaaaactTTAAGAGTGTTTTATATCCTTGAATACAACCGAAACATTCTTACAAAACCAATGTCCTCACGCAAAGTCTCTGCCTTTGTTAAGTTTATATCATATTCATGATTAGATTGAGCAAAACTACTTCTTTGCAGCACCagtgtaataataaaaagcaataCTCCAACACCAAACTTGTCTTGGATCATTGACTATGCCTGAGGTAAAGCGAACAGAGGATAACAGGGAGATGTattcttttaaattaaaacagtttTTTCAATGAAGAGACTTCAAATATATTTCTGGATAAAGCCTCACTGAGACTCACTGAGGTCTTTGCTGTATTTGTCATATTCTTTTTGAGGGACCAAGCGTAGAGAATACTGGCTGATCGTCACCGATTTCCCTCCAATAGCCAGTTTGATAACCACTCTTGCATTGTCTGCATCCACTCCTTCTAtctgagaaaagagagaaaggaaacaCAAATGAGGGAAGTGCAGCtaacttttaaaatgtactacaataaaaacacactcgTAAGAAACAAATCAGTATGTGTTTGCAGCATGCAGTACCTCAGTTCAAGGATATAAAGAAAATTCTTTAATGACTTAAGTATGAAGCTTTTCTCAATAGCCATGGCCTGGTTACTATACTCCAGGTGGATGGagtgttaaaggctaagcaccagctctatgaaagtgtcaaacaaataaatgcagtgGAATTTATGTTCCTaagttgtgtttattgatagtcagaaaacatgttatttcttactaattcaaggaataaggtttaaaagaccgttggctCCGTTATCCgtagtgctcatttcactggcgcttttccaacaatatggacatgtaaggaaaccaacgaaaggtgttcaagagcctctgtaacatggaggtaaacagggtaaggacacttacttcgcctgttttagttggtgttagttaacgttagcttgacttgctgaactctggctcagattatactcggctacgtagctgcattacggaggtttatagtgtcggatgaatttgagttcgacttcgatcacatttacaagaataacggtacctctaaatttgagttcagcttattgctaggctattgtcatgaataatgttggttatttagctagatactgtcataacgaTGTTTTAcagcggcgttgttcagctgttgtccaccagtgacgtcatggTTGGGTttaagaatttccgtagcgagctcgggtttttccgtcaatttaataaaattgtcagttttaatttaataaaatgttttaattttattttcattttaattcatacttatatatgtcagtaactaaaataatgtgaaatggaggtccattaagttgtgcttagcctttaaaagctGATACtaacataaaattaaaagaaTTTTATTAAAGAACAGTCAATCTCACCTTTCCATACAGGTCTTTATGGGCTCCACCCTGAATTTGcacacaccctccaggtcctAACACCAGTGCCTCATCATCCTTTCCCTTCTCCTCCCCGGGCTTAGGGGGCCGCCGAGGCCCCGAAGGCTCCAGGTCCTTAATAGCAGAGCGATCAGCCCCCAGGCCCAGGCCTTTAGGCCTTAACTGGTGTTCTATAGGCTTCACATCTCTGGAAAAGATAGAGACCAACATAGAGATCAATGGAATTGGAAAAGTTTGTCATGAGTCTCAGCAGAAATGTACACAAGCCTATCACATATGATATTTGTAACCATTACAATTTGAAGTTAAATTAAAACTTGAATTTGAAATTTTACGCTCATAGAAACAAACAGAACTGTTTCCTAAAATGTCATAAGCCTTTAACTCATGCTCAACATATATTTGTGATATTAAAGGGGatatatgaaaacaaacactttaATAACTGGACACTAATGTATTGGCATATTAATGCATGTATATGTTGTCTTCCTACACACAaaatgtgaaacaagaccacgcAGCCAGTTTTTTGTGAGCTACCTAAATCAATAACGgtgggataaaatgagctgtTATCATTTCCTTTCCACATCTCAAATCAAGTCCAGAGACATTCAAATTGCACCATCACTCATCTGAGTATATTCactcacagcactggacctgcgtTAATGTAAGAATGCAAAGGCAGAATTAAATAGTGTTAAACATAGAGCTGGGCAAtatttcaatatcaatatatattgcaatatacaaTGTTTCaatagtgttctccctgtgtccgcgtgggtttcctccgggtgctccggtttcctcccacagtccaaaaacacacgttggtaggtggattggcaactcaaaatgttgccctgtgtaggactggcgccccctccagggtgtattcccgccttgagcccaatgattccaggtaggctctggacccaccgcgaccctgaactggataagcgcttacagataatgaatgtatgaatgaatgtttcaataacaactattttaaacacattttcaatatttcaatatacattgtttacagcatctgtcactgactgacggttaTTACAGGGCGCTATCGTCAGTTCACGGAACTCATTTTTAAAGttagattaaaaatattataattgaCAAATCTGAGAAGTTTAGGTTTGAGgttgatgtcatgtttcttgtttgttcttggaagtttttcagtTACTTTTAAATACTAATATTGGAATTATAACGTATTGTCCGAAATTAAGAAATTTTTGAAGCTGCTTCTTGCTGTAAACTGTTTGTGGctctttatttaaaggaacacgtGCTGAAACCAGATattttgaacagggctgtttaaacaGGGTTAGACTGGTGCTGCGCTGTTTGATCCTTGCTGTATTTTGTTCAAAGTAGGTCGCAAACAATAAAGAGATATAATGTGTCACCTTTAAGTAATAGAGGAGATATTAGACTTGGAATTATGACAAGTTTTTCCTCTGAGattaacagaaacaaaaataataattatactaACAATagtaaaataatcattaaaaatgacaatggtCTAAGTGTTTAAAAGagaatgcaaataaataataggagGACAACGAACACACACCATTTACAGTAGCACGCAATAGACTGGTTCTCCCAATAAGCCCTTATAAAGAGCAGTCTGCCTGCCTTCATGTTTGCATGAGCACAGATGGGCTTTAAGCATAAGAGATTAAAAAGGGCGTGGTCTTG
This window contains:
- the gpkow gene encoding G-patch domain and KOW motifs-containing protein translates to MASPERQHESEAGGELAKPDNGEKRAGPISFGFSKTLVKIKSEKTEERDYLTGVEGKELKSTKPVEKEKELVIPLIHKNRWYKDEGSKQRETQNSSGPSPSTEQDSVESQAVRELIEESKKQHESWKNGPEANQNLSIPLLMQNQAPKGFEDGDRVNVDLRPESSTDADYDRVPVSAYGLAMLKGMGWKEGEGIGRTFKQDVKPIEHQLRPKGLGLGADRSAIKDLEPSGPRRPPKPGEEKGKDDEALVLGPGGCVQIQGGAHKDLYGKIEGVDADNARVVIKLAIGGKSVTISQYSLRLVPQKEYDKYSKDLSRLSKAHKEKEKDREKERERERKAQEQQRREEKQSRSNGREERGKDWNAESVKERDKERERHQKKRTHQETSSDRGKPPLAKEPRTSPPTPSWLQRDIRVRFIDKTFKGGKYYNSKMRIEDVLTPHVCVCRTDEGRLLDDVKQSMLETIVPKGDADSVMVVLGEHKGQVGRILKRDKDKCRAIVQLDRYEVELFTLDYDSICHYVGGDH